Proteins from one Gossypium raimondii isolate GPD5lz chromosome 8, ASM2569854v1, whole genome shotgun sequence genomic window:
- the LOC105790732 gene encoding mitochondrial Rho GTPase 2 isoform X1 produces MPSRSAAGVRTGVRVVVAGDRGTGKSSLISAAASDAFPEYVPAVLPPTRLPSDFYPDGVPVTIVDTSSSMESRIKLIDELKRADAVVLTYACDQPMTLSRLSSFWLPELRKLEIKAPVIVVGCKLDLRDERQPMNLEQVMAPIMQQFREIETCIECSSATLIQVPDVFYYAQKAVLHPTAPLFDQEKQTLKPRCIRALKRIFMLCDHDMDGALSDAELNEFQVKCFNAPLQPAEIVGVKRVVQERIRGGVSDLGLTLEGFLFLHALFIEKGRLETTWAVLRKFGYNDELKLRDDILPVPTKHAPDQTVELTNEAIDFLRGIFRLYDSDNDGSLQPSEFDDIFVTAPESPWTVDPYVDAAERTPQGNLTINGFLSEWALMTTLDPSYCLANLICIGYGGDPTSALRVTRRRSVDRKKKQTEKNVFHCFVFGPKKSGKSALLNSFIGRTFSSNYTPTNDVRYVANAVEQIGGSQKTLILQEIPEDGVKKLLSNKECLAACDVAVFLYDSSDEYSWKRSRELLLDVARRGEESGYGVPCLLIAAKDDLDPFPMSLQNSARVTQQLGMEAPIPVGVKLRDSKSVFSRIVSAAEHPHLSIPETEKGKKRKRYRRLVNSSLMFVSVTVGAAVAVVGLAAYRAYAARKNT; encoded by the exons ATGCCTAGTAGATCAGCAGCTGGTGTACGAACCGGCGTGAGAGTCGTCGTTGCCGGCGATCGTGGCACCGGTAAATCCAGCCTCATCTCAGCTGCAGCTTCCGATGCTTTCCCCGAATATGTTCCGGCGGTTCTTCCCCCAACTCGACTCCCCTCTGACTTCTATCCCGATGGCGTCCCCGTTACCATTGTTGACACTTCCTCAAG CATGGAGAGCAGAATAAAGCTTATTGATGAGTTGAAGCGAGCTGATGCCGTGGTTTTAACATATGCTTGTGATCAGCCTATGACACTCAGTCGTCTGAGTAGCTTCTGGCTTCCCGAGCTTCGTAAATTAGAG ATCAAGGCGCCAGTGATTGTTGTTGGGTGTAAACTTGATTTACGAGATGAACGTCAGCCCATGAACTTGGAACAGGTCATGGCACCCATCATGCAGCAGTTCAGGGAGATCGAGACCTGTATAGAATGTTCCTCTGCTACTCTaattcag GTCCCTGATGTATTCTATTATGCTCAAAAGGCAGTTTTGCATCCAACAGCTCCACTATTTGATCAAGAGAAACAAACTCTGAAACCTCGATGTATTAGGGCTTTGAAACGGATATTTATGCTTTGTGACCATGATATGGATGGAGCCCTTAGTGATGCAGAGTTGAATGAgtttcag GTTAAATGTTTTAATGCTCCATTACAACCTGCTGAGATTGTGGGTGTAAAGAGGGTGGTTCAAGAGAGGATAAGAGGAGGAGTAAGCGACCTTGGTCTAACTCTTGAAGGGTTCCTTTTTCTTCATGCTCTTTTTATAGAAAAAGGGCGTCTTGAGACAACTTGGGCTGTCTTGAGGAAGTTTGGATATAATGACGAGTTAAAGCTCAGGGATGATATTCTTCCAGTTCCAACCAAGCATGCCCCTGATCAG ACTGTGGAGCTGACAAATGAAGCTATCGACTTTTTGCGTGGGATCTTCCGATTGTATGACAGTGATAAT GATGGATCTTTGCAACCTTCTGAGTTTGATGATATCTTTGTAACTGCACCAGAAAG TCCATGGACTGTGGATCCTTATGTGGACGCTGCAGAGAGAACACCTCAAggaaatttaactattaatggGTTTTTGTCTGAG TGGGCCTTGATGACAACTCTGGATCCATCATATTGTTTGGCTAACTTGATTTGCATTGGATATGGAGGTGATCCAACTTCAGCCCTTCGTGTTACTAGGAGAAGATCTGTAGATCGTAAGAAGAAGCAGACAGAAAAAAATGTTTTCCACTGCTTTGTTTTTGGTCCTAAAAAATCTGGGAAGTCTGCTTTGTTGAATTCATTTATAGGAAG GACTTTCTCAAGCAACTACACTCCAACAAATGATGTACGTTATGTAGCTAATGCTGTTGAACAGATTGGG GGTTCTCAGAAGACCCTTATTTTGCAAGAGATACCAGAAGATGGAGTTAAGAAATTGCTGTCCAATAAGGAATGTTTGGCTGCCTGTGATGTAGCTGTGTTTTTGTATGACAG TTCAGATGAATATTCATGGAAAAGATCTAGAGAATTGCTTCTGGATGTTGCTAGGCGAGGAGAGGAAAGTGGTTATGGAGTGCCTTGCCTACTCATTGCAGCAAAGGATGACTTGGATCCCTTTCCGATGTCTCTGCAAAACTCGGCTAGA GTTACTCAGCAGTTGGGAATGGAAGCTCCAATTCCTGTAGGTGTGAAATTAAGAGATTCCAAAAGTGTATTTTCTAGAATCGTAAGTGCAGCAGAACACCCTCATCTGAGCATTCCTGAGACCGAGAAAGGGAAGAAAAGAAAGCGATATCGCCGGCTTGTTAATAGCTCACTTATGTTTGTTTCag TTACAGTGGGGGCTGCTGTTGCTGTGGTCGGACTAGCAGCTTATCGTGCCTATGCTGCAAGGAAGAATACTTGA
- the LOC105790732 gene encoding mitochondrial Rho GTPase 2 isoform X2: MPSRSAAGVRTGVRVVVAGDRGTGKSSLISAAASDAFPEYVPAVLPPTRLPSDFYPDGVPVTIVDTSSSMESRIKLIDELKRADAVVLTYACDQPMTLSRLSSFWLPELRKLEIKAPVIVVGCKLDLRDERQPMNLEQVMAPIMQQFREIETCIECSSATLIQVPDVFYYAQKAVLHPTAPLFDQEKQTLKPRCIRALKRIFMLCDHDMDGALSDAELNEFQVKCFNAPLQPAEIVGVKRVVQERIRGGVSDLGLTLEGFLFLHALFIEKGRLETTWAVLRKFGYNDELKLRDDILPVPTKHAPDQTVELTNEAIDFLRGIFRLYDSDNDGSLQPSEFDDIFVTAPESPWTVDPYVDAAERTPQGNLTINGFLSEWALMTTLDPSYCLANLICIGYGGDPTSALRVTRRRSVDRKKKQTEKNVFHCFVFGPKKSGKSALLNSFIGRTFSSNYTPTNDVRYVANAVEQIGGSQKTLILQEIPEDGVKKLLSNKECLAACDVAVFLYDSSDEYSWKRSRELLLDVARRGEESGYGVPCLLIAAKDDLDPFPMSLQNSARVTQQLGMEAPIPVGVKLRDSKSVFSRIVSAAEHPHLSIPETEKGKKRKRYRRLVNSSLMFVSVGAAVAVVGLAAYRAYAARKNT, translated from the exons ATGCCTAGTAGATCAGCAGCTGGTGTACGAACCGGCGTGAGAGTCGTCGTTGCCGGCGATCGTGGCACCGGTAAATCCAGCCTCATCTCAGCTGCAGCTTCCGATGCTTTCCCCGAATATGTTCCGGCGGTTCTTCCCCCAACTCGACTCCCCTCTGACTTCTATCCCGATGGCGTCCCCGTTACCATTGTTGACACTTCCTCAAG CATGGAGAGCAGAATAAAGCTTATTGATGAGTTGAAGCGAGCTGATGCCGTGGTTTTAACATATGCTTGTGATCAGCCTATGACACTCAGTCGTCTGAGTAGCTTCTGGCTTCCCGAGCTTCGTAAATTAGAG ATCAAGGCGCCAGTGATTGTTGTTGGGTGTAAACTTGATTTACGAGATGAACGTCAGCCCATGAACTTGGAACAGGTCATGGCACCCATCATGCAGCAGTTCAGGGAGATCGAGACCTGTATAGAATGTTCCTCTGCTACTCTaattcag GTCCCTGATGTATTCTATTATGCTCAAAAGGCAGTTTTGCATCCAACAGCTCCACTATTTGATCAAGAGAAACAAACTCTGAAACCTCGATGTATTAGGGCTTTGAAACGGATATTTATGCTTTGTGACCATGATATGGATGGAGCCCTTAGTGATGCAGAGTTGAATGAgtttcag GTTAAATGTTTTAATGCTCCATTACAACCTGCTGAGATTGTGGGTGTAAAGAGGGTGGTTCAAGAGAGGATAAGAGGAGGAGTAAGCGACCTTGGTCTAACTCTTGAAGGGTTCCTTTTTCTTCATGCTCTTTTTATAGAAAAAGGGCGTCTTGAGACAACTTGGGCTGTCTTGAGGAAGTTTGGATATAATGACGAGTTAAAGCTCAGGGATGATATTCTTCCAGTTCCAACCAAGCATGCCCCTGATCAG ACTGTGGAGCTGACAAATGAAGCTATCGACTTTTTGCGTGGGATCTTCCGATTGTATGACAGTGATAAT GATGGATCTTTGCAACCTTCTGAGTTTGATGATATCTTTGTAACTGCACCAGAAAG TCCATGGACTGTGGATCCTTATGTGGACGCTGCAGAGAGAACACCTCAAggaaatttaactattaatggGTTTTTGTCTGAG TGGGCCTTGATGACAACTCTGGATCCATCATATTGTTTGGCTAACTTGATTTGCATTGGATATGGAGGTGATCCAACTTCAGCCCTTCGTGTTACTAGGAGAAGATCTGTAGATCGTAAGAAGAAGCAGACAGAAAAAAATGTTTTCCACTGCTTTGTTTTTGGTCCTAAAAAATCTGGGAAGTCTGCTTTGTTGAATTCATTTATAGGAAG GACTTTCTCAAGCAACTACACTCCAACAAATGATGTACGTTATGTAGCTAATGCTGTTGAACAGATTGGG GGTTCTCAGAAGACCCTTATTTTGCAAGAGATACCAGAAGATGGAGTTAAGAAATTGCTGTCCAATAAGGAATGTTTGGCTGCCTGTGATGTAGCTGTGTTTTTGTATGACAG TTCAGATGAATATTCATGGAAAAGATCTAGAGAATTGCTTCTGGATGTTGCTAGGCGAGGAGAGGAAAGTGGTTATGGAGTGCCTTGCCTACTCATTGCAGCAAAGGATGACTTGGATCCCTTTCCGATGTCTCTGCAAAACTCGGCTAGA GTTACTCAGCAGTTGGGAATGGAAGCTCCAATTCCTGTAGGTGTGAAATTAAGAGATTCCAAAAGTGTATTTTCTAGAATCGTAAGTGCAGCAGAACACCCTCATCTGAGCATTCCTGAGACCGAGAAAGGGAAGAAAAGAAAGCGATATCGCCGGCTTGTTAATAGCTCACTTATGTTTGTTTCag TGGGGGCTGCTGTTGCTGTGGTCGGACTAGCAGCTTATCGTGCCTATGCTGCAAGGAAGAATACTTGA
- the LOC105790733 gene encoding pentatricopeptide repeat-containing protein At4g02820, mitochondrial, protein MLRRYVRASLFAARFFSTEAAAAEKAVTTTKSAAKTGGGGGVGRETLGWRLIGLVYPKRSAVVTIRKWLEEGHTVRKYELNRIVRELRKLKRYKHALEICEWMRLQQDIKLLPGDYAVHLDLIAKVRGLTSAEKFFEDLPEKMRGQATCTALLHTYVQNKLSAKAEALMEKMSECGFVKNPLPYNHMISLCISQGELEKVPAIVKELKKNTSPDIVTFNLLLSVCASQNKVESAGKIFDELKKAKIEPDWVTYSALTNLYIKGKQFEKAASTLKEMEKKASRKNRVVYPSLISLHTNMGDKDGVQQIWKKMKSCFRKMNDAEYTCMISSLVKLGDFEEAEKLYNEWESVSGSGDARVPNILLATYINGDKMDVAENFYQQIAQKGISPCYTTWELLTWGYLRKQQMEKVLDCFKQAVCSVKKWNPNEKLVREVFNKLEDLGDTEDAEKLLVILRDAGHVSTKVYNSLLRVYAKAGKMPLIVAERMQKDNVRLDEETHKLIKLTSKMRVTEVSSSF, encoded by the exons ATGTTGAGGCGCTACGTTCGGGCGTCCCTCTTTGCCGCGCGTTTTTTCTCGACTGAAGCGGCGGCGGCGGAGAAAGCAGTAACAACTACTAAAAGCGCTGCGAAAACCGGTGGCGGCGGTGGAGTTGGACGAGAGACGCTGGGATGGAGGCTTATAGGGCTCGTGTATCCCAAACGCAGCGCCGTGGTTACGATACGGAAATGGCTAGAGGAAGGACATACGGTCCGTAAGTACGAGCTCAATAGGATCGTCCGAGAGCTTCGCAAGCTCAAGCGGTATAAGCACGCCCTCGAG ATATGTGAATGGATGAGATTGCAGCAAGATATCAAGCTTTTGCCTGGTGACTATGCCGTTCACTTGGACTTGATTGCAAAAGTCCGCGGATTAACTAGTGCGGAAAAGTTCTTTGAAGACCTTCCCGAGAAGATGAGAGGTCAAGCCACTTGCACAGCTCTTCTCCACACGTATGTCCAGAACAAGTTGTCTGCTAAAGCTGAGGCTTTAATGGAGAAAATGTCTGAATGTGGTTTCGTCAAGAACCCACTTCCTTACAATCACATGATCTCTCTATGCATCTCACAAGGGGAATTAGAGAAGGTTCCTGCAATAGtgaaggaattaaagaaaaacacTTCGCCAGATATCGTTACTTTTAATCTGCTGTTATCTGTTTGTGCCTCCCAAAATAAGGTTGAATCTGCTGGAAAAATCTTTGATGAGCTTAAGAAAGCAAAAATAGAGCCCGATTGGGTAACATATAGTGCATTGACCAATCTGTacataaaaggaaaacaatttGAGAAGGCCGCATCTACTTTGAAGGAAATGGAAAAGAAGGCTTCTCGGAAAAATCGAGTTGTTTATCCCTCCCTTATCAGTTTGCATACAAACATGGGGGATAAAGATGGGGTTCAGCAAATCTGGAAGAAGATGAAATCATGCTTCCGCAAAATGAATGATGCAGAGTATACATGTATGATATCGTCACTTGTGAAACTTGGGGATTTTGAAGAGGCTGAGAAACTCTACAATGAGTGGGAGTCTGTTTCTGGAAGCGGGGATGCTAGAGTTCCAAACATACTGCTTGCGACTTACATCAATGGAGACAAGATGGATGTTGCTGAGAACTTCTATCAGCAAATTGCTCAGAAAGGCATTTCCCCTTGTTATACTACTTGGGAACTTCTTACATGGGGCTATTTAAGGAAGCAACAAATGGAAAAAGTGTTGGATTGTTTTAAGCAAGCTGTCTGCAGTGTAAAAAAATGGAATCCAAATGAGAAGTTGGTCAGAGAAGTGTTTAACAAACTTGAGGACCTAGGTGATACTGAAGACGCGGAGAAATTGTTAGTTATTCTCCGGGATGCTGGCCATGTCAGTACTAAGGTATATAATTCACTTCTTCGTGTATATGCAAAAGCTGGTAAAATGCCACTTATAGTTGCTGAGCGGATGCAGAAGGATAATGTACGACTGGATGAGGAAACAcataaactcataaaattaaCAAGTAAAATGCGTGTGACTGAAGTTTCGAGCAGTTTTTGA
- the LOC105793560 gene encoding uncharacterized protein LOC105793560 isoform X1, producing MKTEKQISSSTMGAASVEDTEVGFEEAMSWLPSHVLDEAIWQTKIKKDDVKYNYHRHRSKLPAQPFFQPWRGSWRRHQTPRYCGNGGASGGPGMQAFFLDSGQKSCGTGVFLPQRAGTISHSSRRPACSPVLLPSRVVQALNLNVHELGLQISPRRDPRNNTSRRGELKNNSNNGNKNGKDHASTKRCVVSQTETFSADIFLPREWTY from the exons ATGAAAACTGAAAAGCAAATTTCAAGTTCAACAATGGGTGCAGCTAGCGTCGAGGATACTGAGGTTGGGTTCGAAGAAGCTATGTCATGGCTGCCTTCTCATGTTCTCGACGAGGCTATTTGGCAAACCAAGATAAAAAAG GATGATGTGAAGTACAATTATCATCGCCATCGTTCCAAGTTGCCTGCTCAGCCTTTTTTTCAACCG TGGAGGGGGAGCTGGAGACGGCATCAGACACCAAGATATTGTGGCAACGGGGGAGCATCCGGAGGACCTGGAATGCAGGCATTCTTCCTAGATTCAGGCCAAAAATCATGCGGCACTGGTGTTTTCCTTCCCCAGAGAGCTGGCACCATTTCTCATTCAAGCAGAAGACCAG CTTGTTCTCCAGTTCTTCTCCCTTCTCGGGTTGTTCAAGCTCTCAACCTCAACGTTCATGAATTGGGCCTCCAAATCTCTCCTCGCCGTG ATCCCAGAAACAATACAAGTAGACGTGGAGAGttgaaaaataatagtaataatggTAATAAAAATGGAAAGGATCATGCATCAACAAAACGTTGTGTGGTTTCCCAAACCGAAACTTTTTCGGCGGATATATTTCTTCCTAGGGAATGGACTTACTAG
- the LOC105793560 gene encoding uncharacterized protein LOC105793560 isoform X2: MKTEKQISSSTMGAASVEDTEVGFEEAMSWLPSHVLDEAIWQTKIKKDDVKYNYHRHRSKLPAQPFFQPWRGSWRRHQTPRYCGNGGASGGPGMQAFFLDSGQKSCGTGVFLPQRAGTISHSSRRPVLLPSRVVQALNLNVHELGLQISPRRDPRNNTSRRGELKNNSNNGNKNGKDHASTKRCVVSQTETFSADIFLPREWTY; the protein is encoded by the exons ATGAAAACTGAAAAGCAAATTTCAAGTTCAACAATGGGTGCAGCTAGCGTCGAGGATACTGAGGTTGGGTTCGAAGAAGCTATGTCATGGCTGCCTTCTCATGTTCTCGACGAGGCTATTTGGCAAACCAAGATAAAAAAG GATGATGTGAAGTACAATTATCATCGCCATCGTTCCAAGTTGCCTGCTCAGCCTTTTTTTCAACCG TGGAGGGGGAGCTGGAGACGGCATCAGACACCAAGATATTGTGGCAACGGGGGAGCATCCGGAGGACCTGGAATGCAGGCATTCTTCCTAGATTCAGGCCAAAAATCATGCGGCACTGGTGTTTTCCTTCCCCAGAGAGCTGGCACCATTTCTCATTCAAGCAGAAGACCAG TTCTTCTCCCTTCTCGGGTTGTTCAAGCTCTCAACCTCAACGTTCATGAATTGGGCCTCCAAATCTCTCCTCGCCGTG ATCCCAGAAACAATACAAGTAGACGTGGAGAGttgaaaaataatagtaataatggTAATAAAAATGGAAAGGATCATGCATCAACAAAACGTTGTGTGGTTTCCCAAACCGAAACTTTTTCGGCGGATATATTTCTTCCTAGGGAATGGACTTACTAG